TCTACAACTGCTGACTGATGATGCATATTAAGTTATGCTGATCTGAATTCCAGTATGAGAAAATTATACTGTATTAAAAGTAatggattacacacacatatcacaattAACAGGAAAAGTTGTATTGTTTGCGTGTTCTGGTGTTCTGGTGGcaatttttgttttgtcaacACTGAAGTATGTACATGAATGAGCAAGTGTGTCTATGTCcacattttgtgtctgtgtgtgtggtgaatatgttagtgtgtctgtgtagacaTGTCGTAAAACTTCCAATAAACTCTATCAGTGTTTATGGGAGACTCAGTGATAAGATACCTGCATTGATGTAAACTTAAAGCCCTCAGGCTTCTCCAAGTTATTGTTGAACTATAACTCAACTGACCAGGATATTCACCATGTTTCTTTCTCCAATATAGCCTACTTAGCAAACATTATACAATGCCCTTTGGTGGCAACTCAAGCAGGCATCACTAATGAAGCAATTTAAACATCGTCATGGCAACATATGATTGAGGAGCACAGTCTGTAAGCACAGCAGTCTCGCTGTGAATTTCGCCTAGCATAACCCAAGAGACAGcttgtttttcatgtttaatCTAATTCGAGAACAGATGAACTCACACGAGGCAAATttaattcaataaaaaaaaaaaaaaaactcatttaGCCTAATGtagaaaacattattttgttGTGCTGCAAAGCCATTAAAAAATAGGCCTGTACTATCCCTAACAAGGACCAGGAAACACTCTGGCTAAAAGTATGCTTTCAAAAcgatttaataaaaaaaataaaaaattccatttaatatttaatagTTTTTTGAAAAGCCGCAATGTTAAAATAAGCCTATCTTATTCTCTGCCGAGATGAAAATTCAATAGGCAGAATAGGCTACAGTAGAGCATATTAAAACAGCCCAACCAAACACAGTGCTTCACAAAAGTTACCTAATCCTAACTAATCTTGAGGCTCTCAGGAGTTAAGTTAAGAATAATTCGAGTTTGTAGTTAAAGGTTAAATAGTAGCTCCAACACGTGAAATAGGCCAAGACATGTAATATGGTGCCATGCATGTAAGCCAAATTAACGACAACAGGTCTGCCTACCAGTAAACACTAGCTTACtgtctcctcctcgtcctcatcATCACCCACCACCATTTCATTATTAGCAAGctcttcttcatcttcactgCACTGGCTTATCACTGTTGCAATTCTATGTCACTGTCTAGCTTGCATGACTGGCACTCTCCCAGATGTGCAGGGTTCTCCCACACTCCTTTGAAGCAGTGGGCGAGGTGGTCCTCGTTTTAATAGGCAGCGACAGTCAGGTCACAAACCTCGAAAAGACATTTTAACCAGCTCCACGTTTAGCCTAGCCCAAGCTCTGCCTTCTCAGTCCACACGCAGGCAGCTCGCATGTTGCTGTCCCCAGTCGTGTACTCTTTGTCTTCGTTAACTGAAATCCAGCTGTCGAATGATTCGTGGAAGCTTGCTTTGAGTGGTTTACTTTTCTACCAAACAACGTCCGGGGCCTCGATGTGTAGGCCTTTGTGTACCCAGCAGGAATGAGTCATTTTGTAGCTTTCTGCTTCTGGGGCATCGCTGAAGAGGAGTTTACAACAATTCCACTTATGTCCGTCGTTGCTTTAACATCTCTAACAGCACCCCTGAAACAACTTTCCTTCCATCTGCTTTTGCAGCCAAAAGCCCCAGTTAGAGGACTCTTTCTTGTGGCCAGTAGATTTCAGGGGGAAACACTGTATGTCTCGCTTATCCACAGTTGTAGGTCCGGCCATGTCGAATCCGACGGCCGTCTCATCCATGGCTATGATGTTttgcaatttcttttttttataagcCACGGTCTTGTTCACAAAGTCTACATCAGAAACAGGTTTCTCCATGAAGTGCCTAGCATCTTTCTGAGCCACAGTGGTGTGCCTCCTCACAGCAAATGCATCCACAACTAGCTGCATATTGGTCAGACCCTTTAATAGGCATGTGTTTCTTTAGCTTTCAGTCGGATCATTTTCCTCAAGACACGCAGTTGGCTGTCCTTGTACTCAAGACCCAGGTACTCGATCAGCTTGGCCTCCCTCTCCGCACTTCATTTCTTAATCGTTTATTAGACACTTGCATTTATTGGAAGTTTTATGGTAATGTATGGATGAACAGTCACCTGATCTTCGGGGCACCTTCTTGCacatgatagtgtgtgtgtgtgtgtgtgtgtgtgtgttcacatgtgctTGCAGTCACCTGATCTTCAGGACAGCTTTGTGCACATGAATGTATTTCCCGTCCACACTGAACTTGAGATCAGACGTCTCAGGGCTGTCAAACTCCTTCTTCAGGGACTCGGCAACGGTCAGGAAGTCATCGTGCtctatggacacacaaacaggaagtggtcaCTCCCAACAGCCCTCCAACCTTGAGACAGCGGTCTCTGGCACTGACCACCAGCATGGAGCAGGCTGGTAACTCAGACTGTGTCCTCAGTTCCAGTATGGTCAATTAAGGACACTGAGGTGTTACAACTGTCTTCACGAGACAGTGGTGGTACTGCCAAGAAAGACAGTTTTTGGAAGTGAATAGGTCCATCCGCTAAAGCCGGAAGACTGGCTGAACGACGTAGTGAGTTTAGgtaatactgtaaataaaacagTGTAATTGAGAATCCACGGAGCGTGTGTCCCACACAGCGAAAACAAATAAGCTATCCCCttttcctcaaacacacacacacacacaaaaatggacTTACTCCTCCCCCCcttaaaacacgcacacacactcttacccatGGCAAGCAGCCTCCACATGACAGAGGGGGTGGCAAAGCAGGCGAAGACGTCGTCGGTGCAGGAGAAGTGCGTGAGGTAGGGTAGGACGATGGCCTGGCCCCGGCACTGCCCCCACATGTACACCTGACCGCTCTGGGTCTTCGccgcagacgtgtgtgtggagtggcacGCCGCAATCTCTACAATTCTGGAAACAGCACAGACGTCAGGGGggataggaggagagagcaTGTAAACAGAGCATTCACGTGATCATTGGGGGTGgcacgacgtgtgtgtgtgtgtgtgtgtgtggatagaagGGATGTACATGTTAATGTGGAGTAGGATGCCACACTTACAACCcaactgcagagagacagaaaaaaaacttggGTTGTgcgcatatgtatgtatgtctgtgtgtgtgtgtgtgtgtcaaaaaaaaaaaaatcatatcatGTGTTTCAACTGACTCGACACACCTATGTCACACTAGGCTATTCCAATACCCATCTTCCCCAAAACAGGAAGCTGCTGAACAGGAAACGCCGCACTACTAACAGGAAGTGGTCGCTGGCACAAAACAATACAGAGCTACCGCAGTTCATCaggtcacataaacacacagacaaacacacacatctctactctacttacccttttACTAGTAACCTTACgaacactgtatacccactaagctgttctacaatacttgctCTCTCACCACCTTTTCCAATAGCAagtttgtatgcatcatgtatatacaccatactatgtttgtatgtattatgtacattttTCATATGTATAGTAGCATGCTCATCATGATACATGCATGATTTCTTCTGCTATGTTCCTGaatgtttcccctccccttctttcttCCACAagaatattgtattgttttggcactatattaATACAATTAAAGGAGTTAAGTTCTCTTTTCTGAAATGTTGGCCTATGTGAGAATGACAGAATCCAATttcatctcctttctcttctctcctgcctTCTAAACATCCTCACTCTttgctcctcctctcactcaaAGTTTCTTCCTCTAGTGGGcagtctctcccactcactggGGCCTGTGGTTTGCTCAGGGAAATTCAGGTTTTCTTGTCAGTGAAGCACATTTCAACTATACCCATGGTGTCAAACTCCACGTTTGTGAAACATCTACTTAAAACTACACCTAAAACAAGATTGTCCTGTTCTAAAACCTTAAGACGGGTATGGCAGCAGTGGTAGGTTCTCTAGCAAGGCATTCACAACATTTCTCCCACCTCACATGAACTTTGACCCCTAAAAGGGCCTCTGATGACCCCCTAATgacccctcacctctccttctcAGTCATGATCTGCACAGGGCTGAGCTGGTTGCTCTTGTTGCCGGTGCCCAGCTGCCCATAGGTGTTGGCCCCCCAGGCATACAGCAGCCCCTCATCAGTCAGAGCAATCGTGTGGGCGTACCCAGAGGCAATCTAGGGAAGcaacacagacaatacacaGATGAGAAAGTACCTGGAAGAGATCTGTTCCTCTTTACatgacacaacaaacacatttttttctgccaAACAGAAGCTGGATCATATCGCCCTGCTGATCTCCGCACGGACACAAAGGCCACTTCTTAAAAGAGATGTGATGCAAAAAGGAGTGAGTGCGAACAAGTGAGTGAACAGATGATTGAAATGAGTCTGTTGAAGTGGGGTGACGAAGTGAGCACTGCTGTGGAAGGGGGATTTGGGAGATGATTCTCACCTGCAGTACGCAGAAGCCCTGTAGAGCAGCCAGCCGACAAGGGGTCAACTGGTTGCCGTTGTTCCCTAACCCCAGCTGCCCATTCCCATTGTAACCCCAGCCGTACACCTGGGACGGGACAGAATGTACAAATTAATGTTTACAGTGCAAACTACAAAATATTAGATTAGAACCCCTATTCTTCACCATCAGCACATAACACTTATCTAGACACCCACCTTCCATTGATCAAACAGGACTCATCACATCACCAATGAATACAGCTCATCTGAATAACATACAGAAGGGTGCCATGTGCATGCAAGTTCAGTACCCACTTGCTGTGACGGGCTAGTGAGCAGACAGAACCAATTAACAAACAATGTGGCATTGGGGTAATTTGGGAAATTATGGTCAAAGCAATAATACTCTGTAAAAGATCCCAAGATGGTAAAATCAGTCTGGGCAATTGGTCTCACACCTCTTCCAAACATTGGACCCAACTGCAGAGCACTGTGCAGTGACTCCATCAGTGCACTGGGGCATGGGGATCCCCCCAGCCCCAAAACCTTAGTCTCTCATTCAGACCAGGccaggcaggcacgcacgcacgcacgcacgcacgcacgcacgcaggcctAAACCCCCGGCGTCCCAGTCTAAACCCCCGGCTCCTTGAAGACAGGTGACATCTGTCACCTCCTCAAGCTGCTCACCTCTCCGTTATCCACCACTGCCATGGAGGACGTCTGGCCGCAGGTGATGCTGACCACCTGCTTGTTCTGCAGGCAGTGGGACACCTTCCGCGGCGTTGGCTGATTGGCCGTGGAGCCGGAGCCCACCTGACCACAGTTGTTGTAGCCCCACGCAAACACCTGGAAGAGCAGCAACACCAATCCGTCAGAGAGATAAGCAAACCAGCTGAACAACTAGTTGTAAATaaaccactctctctcagacacacacacacagcaagtgcTACACAACCAGACATTAGTTACTTAAACATttgtaacaaaaaaacacaaccagCTACAACCCTGGTAGCATACAAATACATAGaatgtataaataaaaaataaaaatacccACTGGGGTGAATGAATTGACTTCTGTGCAATCACCCAGTCCTTACAGAATGACTATGTGCATGTAGTGTTGAAATGTCTTAGTGTATGCACTATGCACTGCATGATCACACTGCAATCAGGTCATGTCATTCTCCTcttgcaaaaaccttgcaaataaaaaaaaagacaattctCACACATATGCTATTGCATTTAACTATAACTCCAGTGCATGTAACCATAACCTTCTGGGAGAGCTCCTTAAATTAGACCAGTAATAATTCCTCCATCCTGTGCGTCATCAGCGCTGGTCGACATGAGGCAGAAGAATGCGGGTCTTTATCGGGTGAGCTGGTTTTTATCGGTGGGGGAAAGAACAATGGTGGCGGATTAGCACAGCTGGTCACATGCTGCCCGCTGCCACGCTAAGAAGCTAAAGCGCCACACCAGTCCCAATCCACCTCAAGCCACTTACTATGCACCTAACCTACATTACTGCCTCCATTTTGCAACACTTCAGAAGCCGCCGAAAGTGGAGCAGGAGTGGAAGTGGGTGCTTTCAAACGGGTTCCAGGAAGTCCTTCATTCCCTCTGAAAGCTCAGCTGTGCAACTGAGTTTCATATTCAACACGCATACAAGGCCTACTTCTTCAACCCAACAACCCTGGTATATAATAGCAAGAAGAAGGATCGTTGACCACAGTTCATCAGATATAAACAATTACATGACTTGCTGACTTCAGTGGACCATGTGACTATTTTTGTTGCGCTTTTATTTCAACTACAGCTCAAAGCTGCAAAGTCAGTGCAGCTTATTTCACACAATGCACAAAGTCTCCACCATCTACAACAAGCAGTGGAGCCGCGGTGTGGTTTTCCTGCaaatgtgcacgtgtgtgcatttacacttacatttagtcatttagcagacgcttttgtccaaagcaacgtacaagggagagaatagtcaagctacgagcaatagaacctggtgtaacaataaatactactttacataagaaatataacaaaatgaaagaaaaagaaaaagaagtgcagaaatgtaactgctgtaattgcaagttacgcactagtcgaagtgccagttaggacgggaagtgctctctgaagagttgggtcttcaaaagcttcttaaagttagagagggacgcccctgctctggtagtgctaggtagttcattccaccaacgtggaactacaaatgagaatagtctggactgccgtacttgcacagacggcagtgccaaacgaggctcactagaagagcgcagcatcctgggtgtgcATTTGATGCAATGGTGCACAGGCTCACAATCTTACCATCTCCCAGCCCAAAGGCCAGATATAACACAAGCCGGCTGGACCTGCAACTTCCACTACATTGCAGCAGGGGGAAAATCAAATGTCTTACGTCCCCAGGCAGCAAGCACCAGGTGTCCCCAGGCCTATTGCGTGGCTTTACCACAGAAAACACTTTCACTGCAGCCATCTGGGGCAAAGACTGCCCTAATCCAACTGGTCTGTGCACATCTAAAGCCTTCAGTGAGATATAAATAACCCCATAAGATAGCCTAACGCCAACGCCAAAACCAGTGACCTGCAAACAAATCCCAGAACATGttggttactttactttattgagtccagacacacaccaagctcAAGCCTGTGGGGCGTCAGAAAGCAGACTGTGGTTTAGTCTGACACTCAGTGTGACAGAGAAGCATATGGCtaatgtgtgttggtgatgatCTGATATGGGCTGGATCAGACATTCCAGTGATAAGCTAACCAAACACCAGCTACCACCTACTGACACGGTCCATAGAGTCTTTTTACACTCAGGAAACTGAGCAAGGATGACCCAGTATGATATAAATATTTGAGCTCATCTGCATTTTCACACAAAGTGATCTAAGCTGAGCCTgagctgacagacacacacacacacaccccttacctCCCCTTCAGACGTAAGAGCCATGGAATGGTGCGAGCCACAGGCGACCTCTGTGATGCGTTTGTTCTGCAGGTTGGTGACTACCAGCACTGGTGCCACGCCCTGATTAGTTGTTCCATTGCCCAGCTGGCTGTAGCCATTGTGGCCCCAGGCATACAGATCTCCATCTGAGGTACGAGACAATTAcatcaaacagagagtgaggCACAGAACACTTCAGCTCAGCAGGTGACACTAGTGTGACTGTAATCATACTGAaggggagtgtgagtgtttgtgtaacagTGGTGAGAGTTGACAGTAGATACTCATAGGATGTTATCAGGCAAGGAGTAGACAGACAGTTAAGGTGTGTGGATTTGTTGCAACAGAGGCAACCTGAGGTCAAAGGAACAGATGATCTGGGCTTAggcacacattacattacacattacagctGACTGGAGGCTGAGCAGAGGTGCCAGGTGAGGCTGGAGGAGTCAatgaagggggaagagaggagaggagaggaggggagaggagaggagaggagggactgATGGCTGGATGGGGCTCTTACCCACGGTGGACAGTAATACATGAGGTCCACTGCCGTAGCTCAGGCTGACCACCTTCTTCCCGCTGAGGCAGTCCAGCTTCTTGGGCACGATGGTGCTCTGGCTGTCCCCTGTACCCAGGCAATTACTGCAGTTCAGCCCAAACACGTACACCTGTACAAGTCAAAACGACCAGAGATGGGAGTTAATGATGTCAGATGAAGTATACTTGGCCAAGCTTATTGAACCCATGAACACCTCACAAGATAGATGAAAAACTCTGACTCAGGCCAGCTTGTCACTATAGCATCTAGCCATGAGCTGCAGAAATGGGGAGAAGTGGATTAAACGTTTGTGTAAAAGCTCTTTCTGGCTTGGTTGACAGGGTAAAAGGTGAGTCCTAAGATTGGAGTTGGTGGTGAAACTGTACAGGGCAGCACAGAACTTAACCTGTGTCCACATCTTTTGTGTCCAGATATTGTTTATGCTATTTACACTGAACCAAAGAAACACATCAAGCCACCCACACAAGAAGCAACCTCAACAAACCAAAACCCCCCCCATCTCTTTTCACAGCAGCATGGAGGTAACTGACCTCGTCGTCGTGGGTGATGTAGATGGCCTCATTGGCCGAGGTGCCAAAGACACAGGCCTGCCGGATAGAGACGAGCTCCTGAGCAGACATCAGCGTGAAGAGTGGCCATTTGCTGACGTCCACCATGACTGGGATCTTCAGGGTCTGCCAGGCAGACGGACCAGAGGGAGGAGACGGAGGCGggctggggatggggggggctccgcagctgctgctcctgctactGACGCTGGACATGACAAACAACAACCCCCCCAAACAATCCcagcaacaacacaaacaagacacacacacatacacatgcataaacctCTGGTCAAGAACTGTCAGAGGGAGGCAGAAAGCTCAGCGTGAGGGGGAATCAGAAGGACTTTGCCTGACTTTTAGCATGACCTTACCATACATCAAGAACACTTTAACAAGTCAGATCACAATTGTCTTTTAATCGTGTAACTGCCGCATAGAAAACCAGGCAAGTCATTAGTAATGACTAGGATTTTAAACTACTTGGCATCTTCCTTGGCTAATCTATCCACACACTTGTCACGAGtcacaaaatcaaatcattgaTAAAGGTTGATATGCATTTGTTTTGAGTTTTCAGAAAACAAGCATGCTTGCTgcagtacaaaaaaaacataaacgtGGGCAGATGATTGAAATGAATGCTGGAACGGCtcatagcacacagacagaagcatCTGCTGACCTGTCGCTCCAGAAAGCTCTCAAAACAGTATTGTGGTCGTCAGACTGCATCTGACGCCAGCTGTCAATGCTGCATTGTGACAGTCATGCTAGCTAATAGATAGTTAACAGTTTTGGCGATAATTAATGTCTGGTACTATGGTTTTCCAAGACTGATGTTAGCTTACTATCCAAAAACTCATATGGGTATTAATTATGATCATTTAGTTAGCAGTCGCTATATATTTTCAGGGAGATCTGGCCAATTGACGAACGGAGACATTAAGTTGGCTAGGAACTTGGCTAGCAGGATTTGTTAATGAGATAATAACGTTAAGGCTGGGTTATATTGAGATGCATGTataaagacaacaaaaaaagagcTGTGAACGTGTTAGACGTTTGCTAACACTTTTAACAAATTACAAAAGCTTGCAAACCAGACAGCCAACTACAATGTAGCCGTGACACAAATGAAGGTATACAACACCGTCTAGCAGGTTAACGTTAATACTACCTGGCTAGCTAAGTGGCTAGCTCAGCTTACTAAGGAATCTCAGCGAGCTAGCTATGTGGATAACTTACATCTGCTTACATTTAGATGtaagttagcaagctagctagcataggTTAACGTTACAGCTAATGTTAACTTTACTGACCTAGAGCACGGCTCCATCATGACACAGGGaagactgagagaaaaagagacagttAACAGTTTTACAAAGGGTAACTACCGATGAACATACCCAAGTTACAGTTGCCAGTGAGCTATATTACCGATGCGGAGCTCCCGTTTGTTGACAACTTGCAGCTATCCGCAGCGTCTCAGACTACACAGCTGAGAGGTACTGATGCTTTTACCAACCACGTGATAAGTTAGACGACGTACAGACGTCACTGCCAAGTGGGATATACGTTCAACGTCATCGAAATGCAAATATTTTGCAGGACAGTTTGGATATTtaaagcatagacatatatgatatatgatatatatgatatatatatatgatatatgatatatgtctatgatttaAAGTATATGGACAAAGACTTGGATAATTACATGCCACCCAAAATAATAGGTGTGGTGTTATGTGATACTATGTGGTGAAGTCAGTGTGGCTTAACCGTCTACCTTGTTTACTTACCTGTTGAAGTTTAAATCAGCTGTCCCCAGCAACCCATAATAACAGTCACTCAGTAGCCAACTAGTCCTGTAATCATATTCATGACCCATCTGAATTAAGTCCATGTACACAGATCAATGTATACTGACAAAATGGAGAAATACCACTACTACAGAGCTATGTTGTTGTTCCCTGCCGCATGCATGACTTATTCTGTTCTCCTAACCAACACTGGACAGGTCATGTTTGTATATTGAAGTTCAGTCTCCAGTCTTGTGACAGAAGTTAATATTTAAACTGCATGTTTTCTACCAGGGCTTGACTATTATATTTAATTGAAAAGCCACCCTGCTGACAAAATACAGGGCCAATTACTTATAGTTGCATAAAGCTTAGAGTTAATGTTTTGCAGCACAATTATCTGATCCTTTAAAATGATTCAGAAATGAAGAGGAAGGTTACCTTCAAACCTTTTCAAAAGTTGACACTCCTGTGTAAGGAATGTGGAAGGACGAGTTTGTACGTCACATGACGATTTGTAGAGGGGAAAAGACCAGCCCCAGAGTTTCACTTCTATGTGTGGATAGCAGAGCAGCCCTGCAAAAcagcttctcttcctctctcctgctttgcCTGGTATTTGAATAACAAACAGTTGCGCTTGGTTATCAGCACTCGACAACCAAGCTAAGCAAGGCAAAGCTTTCTAGTTTTtagctttctgtgtgtgagaggtcatAGCTGTTCCTGTCAAGAGAGGAAGCCACTTTGTCATAATCAAGAGGAGCTCATCATGGGCCCATACCTCACCAAGAACCAACAAAAGCCAGCCCAAGTATTGCTAATGGGTCTGGACTCAGGGGGGAAGTCTACCCTGCTGTCGCGGCTCCAGCAGGGGGTGATCATGGATACCTCCCCCACAGTGGGTTTTAACGTTGGGACCCTGGAGTTGGACAAAAACACATCCCTGACGGTGTGGGACGTAGGGGGACAGCGTACCATGCGGCCCAACTGGAAGTACTACCTGGAAGGATGTAAGGCTCTGGTGTTTGTAGTGGACAGCAGCAACCGGGAGCGTATGGGAGAGGCCCAGAAGGCTCTCAAAAAGGTTCTGGCGGATGAGAACATGAAAGGGGTGCCGCTCATGGTTTTGGCCAACAAGAAGGACCTGCCCAACACTATGACCATCCGAGAGGTGTCCAACCAGCTGGACCTAAACAGCTACACAGACCGGACCTGGGAGATCCAGGGCTGCAGCGCTCTGAAGGGTCTGGGGCTACAGCAGGCTTTTCTCTCGGTGGCCAAACTTATCAGGAAGAACTGAGCTGGTTAC
Above is a window of Clupea harengus chromosome 21, Ch_v2.0.2, whole genome shotgun sequence DNA encoding:
- the rcbtb1 gene encoding RCC1 and BTB domain-containing protein 1 isoform X3; protein product: MDLIQMGHEYDYRTSWLLSDCYYGLLGTADLNFNSVSSRSSSCGAPPIPSPPPSPPSGPSAWQTLKIPVMVDVSKWPLFTLMSAQELVSIRQACVFGTSANEAIYITHDDEVYVFGLNCSNCLGTGDSQSTIVPKKLDCLSGKKVVSLSYGSGPHVLLSTVDGDLYAWGHNGYSQLGNGTTNQGVAPVLVVTNLQNKRITEVACGSHHSMALTSEGEVFAWGYNNCGQVGSGSTANQPTPRKVSHCLQNKQVVSITCGQTSSMAVVDNGEVYGWGYNGNGQLGLGNNGNQLTPCRLAALQGFCVLQIASGYAHTIALTDEGLLYAWGANTYGQLGTGNKSNQLSPVQIMTEKERIVEIAACHSTHTSAAKTQSGQVYMWGQCRGQAIVLPYLTHFSCTDDVFACFATPSVMWRLLAMEHDDFLTVAESLKKEFDSPETSDLKFSVDGKYIHVHKAVLKIRCEHFRSMFQSHWNEDMKEVIEIDQFSYPVYRSFLEFLYTDNVDLPPEDAIGLLDLATSYCENRLKRLCQHLIKRGITVENAFSLLSAAIRYDAESVSV
- the rcbtb1 gene encoding RCC1 and BTB domain-containing protein 1 isoform X2: MMEPCSSVSSRSSSCGAPPIPSPPPSPPSGPSAWQTLKIPVMVDVSKWPLFTLMSAQELVSIRQACVFGTSANEAIYITHDDEVYVFGLNCSNCLGTGDSQSTIVPKKLDCLSGKKVVSLSYGSGPHVLLSTVDGDLYAWGHNGYSQLGNGTTNQGVAPVLVVTNLQNKRITEVACGSHHSMALTSEGEVFAWGYNNCGQVGSGSTANQPTPRKVSHCLQNKQVVSITCGQTSSMAVVDNGEVYGWGYNGNGQLGLGNNGNQLTPCRLAALQGFCVLQIASGYAHTIALTDEGLLYAWGANTYGQLGTGNKSNQLSPVQIMTEKERIVEIAACHSTHTSAAKTQSGQVYMWGQCRGQAIVLPYLTHFSCTDDVFACFATPSVMWRLLAMEHDDFLTVAESLKKEFDSPETSDLKFSVDGKYIHVHKAVLKIRCEHFRSMFQSHWNEDMKEVIEIDQFSYPVYRSFLEFLYTDNVDLPPEDAIGLLDLATSYCENRLKRLCQHLIKRGITVENAFSLLSAAIRYDAEDLEEFCFKFCVNHLTEVTQTAAFWQIDGHMLKEFISRASRCGAFKN
- the rcbtb1 gene encoding RCC1 and BTB domain-containing protein 1 isoform X1; translated protein: MDLIQMGHEYDYRTSWLLSDCYYGLLGTADLNFNSVSSRSSSCGAPPIPSPPPSPPSGPSAWQTLKIPVMVDVSKWPLFTLMSAQELVSIRQACVFGTSANEAIYITHDDEVYVFGLNCSNCLGTGDSQSTIVPKKLDCLSGKKVVSLSYGSGPHVLLSTVDGDLYAWGHNGYSQLGNGTTNQGVAPVLVVTNLQNKRITEVACGSHHSMALTSEGEVFAWGYNNCGQVGSGSTANQPTPRKVSHCLQNKQVVSITCGQTSSMAVVDNGEVYGWGYNGNGQLGLGNNGNQLTPCRLAALQGFCVLQIASGYAHTIALTDEGLLYAWGANTYGQLGTGNKSNQLSPVQIMTEKERIVEIAACHSTHTSAAKTQSGQVYMWGQCRGQAIVLPYLTHFSCTDDVFACFATPSVMWRLLAMEHDDFLTVAESLKKEFDSPETSDLKFSVDGKYIHVHKAVLKIRCEHFRSMFQSHWNEDMKEVIEIDQFSYPVYRSFLEFLYTDNVDLPPEDAIGLLDLATSYCENRLKRLCQHLIKRGITVENAFSLLSAAIRYDAEDLEEFCFKFCVNHLTEVTQTAAFWQIDGHMLKEFISRASRCGAFKN
- the rcbtb1 gene encoding RCC1 and BTB domain-containing protein 1 isoform X4, whose amino-acid sequence is MVDVSKWPLFTLMSAQELVSIRQACVFGTSANEAIYITHDDEVYVFGLNCSNCLGTGDSQSTIVPKKLDCLSGKKVVSLSYGSGPHVLLSTVDGDLYAWGHNGYSQLGNGTTNQGVAPVLVVTNLQNKRITEVACGSHHSMALTSEGEVFAWGYNNCGQVGSGSTANQPTPRKVSHCLQNKQVVSITCGQTSSMAVVDNGEVYGWGYNGNGQLGLGNNGNQLTPCRLAALQGFCVLQIASGYAHTIALTDEGLLYAWGANTYGQLGTGNKSNQLSPVQIMTEKERIVEIAACHSTHTSAAKTQSGQVYMWGQCRGQAIVLPYLTHFSCTDDVFACFATPSVMWRLLAMEHDDFLTVAESLKKEFDSPETSDLKFSVDGKYIHVHKAVLKIRCEHFRSMFQSHWNEDMKEVIEIDQFSYPVYRSFLEFLYTDNVDLPPEDAIGLLDLATSYCENRLKRLCQHLIKRGITVENAFSLLSAAIRYDAEDLEEFCFKFCVNHLTEVTQTAAFWQIDGHMLKEFISRASRCGAFKN
- the arl11 gene encoding ADP-ribosylation factor-like protein 11 codes for the protein MGPYLTKNQQKPAQVLLMGLDSGGKSTLLSRLQQGVIMDTSPTVGFNVGTLELDKNTSLTVWDVGGQRTMRPNWKYYLEGCKALVFVVDSSNRERMGEAQKALKKVLADENMKGVPLMVLANKKDLPNTMTIREVSNQLDLNSYTDRTWEIQGCSALKGLGLQQAFLSVAKLIRKN